The following are encoded together in the Adhaeribacter arboris genome:
- the ispE gene encoding 4-(cytidine 5'-diphospho)-2-C-methyl-D-erythritol kinase: protein MIIFPNAKINIGLHVVNRRPDGFRNLESCFYPVNWCDALEIIRAEETRFTSSGLTIPGETDMNLCLKAYKLLQQDFALPPVHIHLHKNIPIGAGLGGGSADAAFTLKLLNNLFELNLLVPDLENYARRLGSDCAFFIQNKPVFAVEKGDVFEPIDLHLSGYQAVIIYPDLHITTAEAYQKVVPKNPNENLKNLLQQPLTTWKDGVQNDFEEALFPSYPVLPQLKAYLDEAGALYASMTGSGSAVFGIFPKDFSQKLTVTGTTYSVWQGAL from the coding sequence ATGATAATTTTCCCGAACGCTAAAATAAATATTGGTTTGCACGTGGTAAATCGGCGGCCCGATGGCTTCCGGAACCTGGAATCGTGCTTTTATCCGGTAAACTGGTGCGATGCATTGGAAATAATTCGGGCGGAAGAAACTCGCTTTACTTCTTCCGGATTAACCATTCCGGGTGAAACAGATATGAATCTTTGCTTGAAAGCATATAAATTATTGCAGCAGGATTTTGCCTTGCCACCGGTGCATATTCATCTGCACAAAAACATTCCCATTGGGGCTGGTTTGGGAGGCGGCTCAGCCGATGCTGCTTTTACGTTAAAATTATTAAATAACTTATTCGAGCTAAATTTATTAGTACCTGATTTAGAAAATTACGCGCGTCGTTTAGGGAGCGATTGCGCATTTTTTATTCAGAACAAACCAGTATTTGCCGTGGAAAAAGGCGATGTATTTGAACCTATTGATTTACATTTAAGTGGCTACCAAGCAGTAATTATTTATCCGGATTTACATATTACCACCGCCGAAGCTTACCAAAAAGTAGTACCTAAAAATCCTAACGAAAACTTAAAAAATTTACTGCAACAACCCCTTACAACTTGGAAAGACGGGGTACAGAACGATTTTGAGGAAGCTTTGTTTCCGAGTTACCCGGTATTACCCCAACTAAAAGCTTATTTAGACGAGGCAGGTGCTCTTTATGCTTCCATGACCGGTTCCGGTTCCGCGGTATTTGGTATTTTCCCGAAGGATTTTTCTCAAAAGTTAACTGTGACCGGCACCACCTATTCCGTTTGGCAGGGTGCTCTGTAG
- a CDS encoding non-canonical purine NTP diphosphatase, producing the protein MLTICFASNNAHKLSEIREILGDRFDVKSLADIGCHEELPEEQTTLEGNSRQKAEYVWQKYGVNCFADDTGLEVLALNMEPGVYSARYAGPQRSSQDNIQLLLQNLAGKENRAAQFRTSITLILDNNLFQFDGVVQGKIAEEASGNQGFGYDPVFIPEGHFQTFAEMNSAEKNRISHRGRAVQQLAEYLNVALTEPKPLSERP; encoded by the coding sequence ATGCTTACCATCTGTTTTGCCAGCAACAACGCGCATAAATTGTCCGAAATCCGGGAAATTCTGGGCGACCGGTTTGACGTTAAAAGTTTAGCCGATATTGGCTGCCACGAAGAACTGCCCGAGGAACAAACCACTTTAGAAGGTAATTCACGGCAAAAAGCGGAATATGTATGGCAAAAATACGGAGTGAATTGTTTCGCCGATGATACTGGCCTGGAAGTATTAGCGCTGAACATGGAGCCAGGTGTATATTCGGCCCGCTACGCAGGTCCGCAGCGTAGTAGCCAGGATAATATTCAATTACTCTTACAGAATTTGGCGGGTAAAGAAAACCGGGCAGCCCAATTCCGGACTTCTATTACTCTGATTTTAGATAATAATTTGTTTCAATTTGATGGCGTGGTACAAGGTAAAATAGCGGAAGAGGCCAGCGGAAATCAAGGCTTTGGTTACGACCCGGTATTTATTCCGGAAGGCCATTTTCAAACTTTTGCCGAAATGAATTCCGCCGAGAAAAACCGCATAAGTCACCGGGGCCGGGCCGTACAACAACTCGCCGAATACTTAAACGTCGCCTTAACCGAACCTAAACCATTAAGTGAAAGACCTTAA
- a CDS encoding LptF/LptG family permease, producing MKLLDTYILKKYLSTFVFVVLILVVIICVIDFTEKNDDFLETNPPFKSIIFDYYLNLIPFYSNMLSPITVFIATVFVTAKLAGRTEIVAILSSGVSFRRMLWPYILGAIVIGVFTFAMIGWVIPNSNKTRVAFEVKYIKKPYTFEGRNIHFKLNPESYAYIESYNNTANIGYKFTLETIKGNELLAKLTSDAITWDEKKSKWHLDNYVLRKFVGDKEITKQYGPLDTTLNLLPKDFASTYRLAETLTLPELNKFIKQKKMRGADDTEIYLIEKYERFSYPFAIIILTVIGVILSSKKRRGGIGLQVALGFTLAFIFIIFVIMSRSLAQVGDVSPMLASWIPSIIFTFIGIILYKTVPR from the coding sequence ATGAAATTATTAGATACCTATATCCTGAAGAAATACCTGAGCACCTTCGTGTTCGTCGTTTTAATTTTGGTAGTTATTATTTGTGTGATTGACTTTACGGAAAAAAATGATGATTTCTTAGAAACCAATCCCCCGTTTAAATCCATTATCTTCGATTACTACCTGAACCTGATTCCGTTCTATTCGAATATGCTTAGCCCCATTACGGTGTTTATTGCCACCGTTTTTGTTACGGCTAAGCTGGCGGGTCGTACGGAAATCGTGGCTATTTTGAGTAGTGGGGTAAGTTTTCGGCGCATGTTGTGGCCTTACATTCTGGGAGCTATTGTAATTGGGGTTTTTACGTTTGCCATGATTGGTTGGGTTATTCCTAATTCTAATAAAACGCGGGTAGCTTTTGAAGTAAAGTACATTAAAAAACCCTATACTTTTGAAGGCCGGAATATTCATTTCAAGCTTAATCCCGAATCGTACGCGTACATTGAAAGTTACAATAATACCGCCAACATTGGTTATAAATTTACGCTGGAAACCATTAAAGGCAACGAGTTACTGGCTAAATTAACTTCTGATGCTATTACTTGGGACGAGAAGAAAAGCAAGTGGCACCTGGATAATTACGTACTGCGTAAATTTGTGGGGGACAAAGAAATTACCAAGCAATACGGACCTTTAGATACCACCCTGAACCTGTTACCAAAAGATTTTGCCAGTACTTACCGCTTGGCCGAAACCTTAACGCTGCCTGAATTAAATAAATTTATCAAGCAGAAGAAAATGCGGGGAGCCGATGATACCGAGATTTACCTGATTGAAAAATACGAACGGTTCAGTTACCCATTTGCTATAATTATATTAACGGTTATTGGAGTTATTCTCAGTTCTAAAAAACGGCGAGGAGGCATAGGCTTGCAAGTAGCGCTTGGGTTTACGCTGGCCTTTATCTTTATCATCTTTGTTATTATGAGCCGTAGTTTAGCCCAAGTCGGTGATGTAAGCCCCATGTTAGCTTCCTGGATTCCCTCGATTATTTTTACCTTCATCGGTATTATCTTATATAAAACAGTACCGCGGTAG
- a CDS encoding DMT family transporter: MASFKHYLELHFIVFVWGFTAILGKLISIPAVELVFLRTLIAAATLALIIKFTGKSFRIGRGPIIKIIGVGMLISAHWMLFFASARVASVSICLAGMATSSLWTAILEPIFYQKKIKPHEIGLALLIFLGLYLIFQFEFSHALGILMGVGSAMLGATFSIINSRLTRKYSPLNITCYEMAGACLGTALFMPIYQLFLSPDHAVHFTLTPLDWVYILTLALVCTVYPFTGSVRLMQRIPIFNMNLSINLEPVYGIVFAYFIFGESEHMSGGFYAGALIILFSVFIHPILDRRYENRQLQSTLPNGIGGAGHS; encoded by the coding sequence ATGGCTTCGTTTAAGCATTATTTAGAACTGCACTTTATTGTTTTTGTGTGGGGATTTACGGCAATTTTAGGTAAATTAATTTCTATTCCCGCGGTAGAACTGGTATTTCTCCGGACTCTGATTGCGGCTGCCACTTTAGCTTTAATCATAAAATTCACCGGTAAATCGTTCCGAATTGGCCGGGGTCCTATCATTAAAATTATTGGGGTAGGTATGCTGATTTCTGCGCATTGGATGCTTTTTTTTGCGTCGGCGCGGGTTGCTTCTGTTTCAATTTGTTTAGCGGGGATGGCTACCAGTAGTCTCTGGACAGCAATTCTGGAACCTATATTTTATCAGAAAAAAATTAAACCGCACGAAATTGGGTTAGCCTTGCTGATATTTCTGGGCTTGTACCTAATTTTTCAGTTTGAGTTTAGTCACGCTTTGGGCATTTTAATGGGCGTAGGCTCCGCTATGCTAGGTGCAACTTTTTCTATTATTAACAGCCGTTTAACCCGCAAATATTCCCCGCTTAATATTACCTGCTACGAAATGGCCGGCGCTTGCCTGGGTACTGCACTGTTTATGCCTATTTACCAACTGTTTTTAAGTCCGGACCACGCTGTCCATTTTACTTTAACCCCGCTGGATTGGGTTTATATTTTAACTCTGGCTCTGGTTTGTACCGTGTATCCGTTTACGGGTTCCGTGCGACTAATGCAGCGGATACCGATATTTAACATGAACCTGAGCATTAACCTAGAACCGGTTTACGGAATTGTATTTGCTTATTTTATTTTTGGCGAAAGCGAACACATGTCAGGCGGGTTTTACGCCGGGGCGCTTATTATTTTGTTCAGCGTTTTTATTCATCCCATTCTCGACCGGCGGTACGAAAATCGGCAACTACAGAGCACCCTGCCAAACGGAATAGGTGGTGCCGGTCACAGTTAA
- a CDS encoding alpha/beta hydrolase, with amino-acid sequence MQKELPKIYCIPGLGADARMFQLLQLDASRFEVVVLKWLLSHKNESLVSYAQRMANQILINNQPVLLVGVSFGGMVAVEISKILPSAQIILISSIKTSAELPGYLRFFGKIGIHKYLPLQWAKKLPWLYNWVFGANTLLEKKLLHQIIQATDIPYAKWALTAIVNWQSRDHIPNLIHLHGNQDKLFPVSYLDKPVVYEGGHLIILSQADKLSLLINQEANRIFYQDIH; translated from the coding sequence TTGCAAAAAGAACTCCCGAAAATTTACTGTATACCGGGTTTAGGGGCCGATGCCCGGATGTTTCAGTTACTGCAACTGGATGCTAGTCGGTTTGAAGTAGTAGTTCTGAAGTGGTTGCTATCCCATAAAAATGAATCTTTGGTGAGTTATGCGCAACGCATGGCAAATCAGATTTTGATAAACAATCAACCCGTATTACTGGTAGGAGTTTCTTTTGGCGGCATGGTAGCGGTAGAAATAAGTAAAATACTACCATCAGCACAAATTATATTGATTTCCAGTATTAAAACTAGCGCTGAATTACCTGGTTATCTGCGTTTTTTCGGCAAGATAGGAATTCACAAGTATTTACCGTTGCAGTGGGCTAAAAAGCTACCGTGGTTATATAATTGGGTATTTGGAGCCAACACGTTACTTGAAAAAAAGCTTCTCCATCAAATTATTCAGGCAACGGATATTCCATACGCGAAGTGGGCTTTAACCGCTATTGTAAACTGGCAAAGCCGCGACCATATTCCCAATCTTATTCATTTACACGGTAATCAGGATAAACTATTTCCGGTATCTTACCTTGATAAGCCAGTAGTTTATGAGGGTGGCCATTTAATTATTCTAAGTCAAGCAGATAAACTAAGTTTGCTTATTAATCAGGAAGCAAACCGTATATTTTACCAGGACATTCATTAA
- the tgt gene encoding tRNA guanosine(34) transglycosylase Tgt, whose amino-acid sequence MTFTLTAHDKESKARAGTLTTAHGIIQTPIFMPVGTAGTVKAVHQREIKEDIQAQIILGNTYHLYLRPGLNTLEQAGGLHKFNGWDQPILTDSGGYQVYSLSGTRKIVEEGVKFKSHIDGSTHFFSPENVMDIQRTIGADIIMAFDECTPYPCEYNYARKSMDMTHRWLQRCCERFDNMESKYGYEQNLFPIVQGSTFKDLRQKSAETIASFNRAGNAIGGLSVGEPADMMYEMTELVCDILPADKPRYLMGVGTPANILENIALGIDMFDCVLPTRNARNGMLFTTQGIINIRNEKWKNDFSPIDETLGGYASTFYTKAYLRHLVHSGEMLGAQISSVHNLTFYLWLVKQAREQILAGTFRAWKDKMVKDLMVRL is encoded by the coding sequence ATGACTTTTACTTTAACCGCTCACGATAAAGAATCAAAAGCCCGGGCAGGCACCCTTACCACCGCTCACGGCATTATTCAAACGCCCATTTTTATGCCGGTAGGTACGGCTGGTACCGTTAAAGCAGTACACCAACGCGAAATAAAAGAGGATATTCAAGCCCAGATAATTTTAGGAAACACGTATCATTTGTATTTACGCCCGGGCTTAAACACCTTGGAACAAGCGGGTGGTCTACATAAATTTAACGGCTGGGACCAACCTATTTTAACCGATAGCGGCGGTTACCAGGTTTATTCGCTTTCGGGTACGCGCAAAATTGTAGAAGAAGGGGTAAAATTTAAATCCCACATTGATGGTTCTACGCATTTCTTTTCGCCGGAAAACGTAATGGATATTCAGCGTACGATTGGGGCTGATATTATTATGGCTTTTGATGAATGCACGCCTTACCCCTGCGAATACAACTATGCCCGCAAATCCATGGACATGACCCACCGTTGGCTGCAGCGATGCTGCGAACGATTCGATAATATGGAAAGCAAATACGGTTACGAGCAAAACCTCTTCCCAATTGTACAAGGCAGCACTTTTAAAGATTTGCGCCAGAAATCGGCAGAAACCATTGCTTCCTTTAATCGGGCCGGTAATGCTATTGGGGGTTTATCGGTGGGAGAACCGGCCGATATGATGTACGAAATGACGGAGTTAGTCTGCGATATTTTACCCGCGGATAAACCCCGTTACCTGATGGGCGTAGGTACGCCGGCCAATATTCTGGAAAATATTGCATTAGGAATAGATATGTTCGATTGCGTATTACCTACCCGCAATGCTCGTAACGGCATGTTGTTTACCACGCAAGGTATTATCAATATCCGTAACGAAAAATGGAAAAATGATTTTTCTCCGATTGATGAAACACTTGGCGGCTATGCCAGCACGTTTTACACCAAAGCGTATTTACGACATTTGGTGCATAGCGGCGAGATGCTGGGTGCCCAGATTTCCAGTGTGCATAACTTAACTTTTTACCTGTGGTTGGTGAAACAAGCCCGCGAGCAAATTCTGGCCGGCACTTTCCGGGCCTGGAAAGACAAAATGGTGAAAGATCTAATGGTGCGGTTATAA
- a CDS encoding phosphoribosyltransferase family protein — MLTETQSFSPSSRILTRQDIMQKIKRMAFEIYEKNFEESELYLAGIHENGYKLAELLADELRQISPLFVHLLGITLDKIHPLNQVIDLEPANLNLEGKVIILVDDVLNSGKTMAYSLALFLKAEVKKIETATLINRHNTLYPIMVTYTGLSLATTLLEHIRVVLTEEELYGAYLI, encoded by the coding sequence ATGCTTACCGAAACTCAAAGTTTTAGCCCTAGTTCCCGCATTTTAACGCGTCAGGATATTATGCAGAAAATTAAGCGCATGGCGTTTGAGATTTACGAAAAAAACTTCGAGGAGTCGGAGCTTTATTTGGCGGGTATTCACGAAAATGGCTATAAACTAGCGGAGCTTTTAGCCGATGAATTGCGTCAGATTTCACCGCTTTTTGTTCATCTATTAGGAATTACCTTAGATAAAATTCATCCTTTAAATCAAGTTATTGATTTAGAGCCAGCTAATCTTAATTTGGAAGGAAAAGTTATTATTCTGGTAGATGATGTGCTAAACTCGGGTAAAACCATGGCCTACAGCTTAGCATTATTTTTAAAAGCCGAGGTAAAAAAGATTGAAACGGCTACGCTTATTAACCGGCATAATACTTTGTATCCGATAATGGTTACTTATACCGGTTTGTCATTGGCTACCACCTTGCTCGAGCACATCCGGGTAGTGCTAACGGAAGAGGAATTATATGGTGCTTATTTGATTTAA